Proteins co-encoded in one Brassica rapa cultivar Chiifu-401-42 chromosome A02, CAAS_Brap_v3.01, whole genome shotgun sequence genomic window:
- the LOC103868141 gene encoding auxin-responsive protein SAUR36-like has translation MERVIGFKIGHRFVKIFKWTRCRRTQTNKRQCRTRITNPITGIRSLARCLSRGAKRLCGGEKISGNSKIRLGKDPNASLSMNVVPKRHLVVHVGESDGDTRRVVVPLIYFNHPLFGELLEQAELVDGFDQPGRITITCRVSDFEKV, from the coding sequence ATGGAGAGAGTCATAGGTTTCAAAATCGGACACAGATTTGTCAAGATCTTCAAATGGACTCGATGCAGAAGAACTCAAACGAATAAACGTCAATGCAGGACCCGAATCACAAATCCGATCACCGGAATCCGCTCATTAGCACGGTGTCTAAGCCGTGGAGCCAAGAGATTATGCGGTGGCGAGAAGATTTCGGGTAATAGCAAGATCCGACTGGGTAAGGATCCGAACGCGTCTCTGTCGATGAATGTTGTTCCGAAGAGACATCTGGTGGTTCACGTCGGTGAATCAGACGGTGACACGCGGCGGGTTGTGGTGCCGTTGATCTACTTTAATCACCCATTGTTCGGAGAGTTGTTGGAACAAGCGGAGCTGGTTGATGGGTTCGATCAACCGGGTCGAATCACGATTACGTGTCGGGTTTCTGATTTTGAGAAAGTTTAA